cacacatgcttaacACACGCCCACTTGCCCAAGTCTGATTTACGACACACTGCTACCAGCTCTCTGCAGCATTGCAATGCCAACTCCCAGCTTTATAGATGTGTTTGTgcgtacgtgtgtgtgtctatgtgtgagtgtgggttATGGCTGGCCTCCAGGTGTTATGAGTGATATCAGAGTGTATTTGGTGGATGAGGGGAGTGTTTTATGGGGAGCTCTGTGGAGCAGTAAAATCCATCAGATCTCTCCATCaccgagagaggagagaaggtcCCAGCGTGTTAGACGGATTTCCCTCCATAAACAGTTCTCGCAGAAAACCCGCTCCGGCACTCCCCAGCGCCCCTTTTTCTTTCGTATTACTTTGGCCCAGTAACCCCTACAACTCCCCTGGTCTCTCTCACACAACATCCTTCACAACTGGGTTCAACTATAACTCACCGAAACAAGCGTTCCATGGAAGCTAGAGGATGAAAATACACCTTTTAAAGTCTTACACATCCCACATATATCACATTTTAATCTGCTAAATGGGTAAAGGCAAGGGGAGCACAGCTCTATGCCTAGTGCTCTCTAGTGCATGAGAAAGTGTTTATAAACCTGTATTTGGTGTACATTGTACTAAAGTTTGAGCAATATTAGGAATTTTGGGAGAGTAAGAAGAGATTTCAAAAGTGTCAAATGCATCCAATATATGGATTTTATCAGCTGAATAAAATGATAGACCTATGGCCTTCATTTTGTTCAGATACTACATGCCAAAAGTAAACAGACTGCTGCTTTCTCAGAGCGAtaacttaattaaaaaatatgtaaagaaaTGTATAAACTCTGGTGTGAACGACTGTGGCTGTGATGCTCTGCTACATTCAGACAGCATTTATACTCGCCAAATGGTAGATGATCTGCTTCAGCTTTTGTGCTACATCATGGTAAGTTTCTCATCACGTGTAATCCATGACTGTTCCTCACTCCCTTTATTTCTGCCTACAACCACCTTCAGTTTCATGTTCAGCCCAGTCATTATATCTTCCTCTtatccccccctcccacccaccCCGTCAGACAATGAGTCAGACCCAGAAGCCTCTGAGTTTGACCTGGGCACCAAAATCAAGACTCCCAAGGACACCATGTTGGAGGAGCTCTCCCTGCTCAAGAACAAAGGCTCCAAGATGTTCAGGATGAGGCAGCAGAGGGTGGAGAAGTTCATCGTGACCACCATGAACACGGTATTCATGAAATGGAAAACTGGAGCAGTTTTGAGCATGTTCTGTTTCTATGTGTCCGTGtactgatttgttttcttttttgcttccAGCAGAACCTTGAGAACCTGCTGATGTGCCCTCCCCCCGTCCCGCCAAAGCCTGAGATGCCAAAGGTGGAAGGTATGGTGACGGTCATGGTTGCCCTCAGTTCAAACGCTTTCTCTTTGTTAAGATGTTGTATTAATTCCTCTTGTTCCTCCTcccctgtttttttgtctgatgtTCTGTCTGCCTCAGTGGTGGAGGAGCCAgtggaagagaagaagaggaaggaggagtaCGTACGCACCTATGTATCGCCCTGGGAACGGGCCATGAAGGGCAACGAGGAGCTGACGGCCACCATGAAGTCAATCATGCCGGGACCCATCCAGATCCATGCAGAACTGCCTCTGTACAAGAGCTTCAACAGGTAAGACCTCACAACCACAACATCTTAGTTATTGATATGCAAgtataatgacaataatgtaaaaagacCATTACATTGAGATTGAATGGTGGTTTTGGCGGTTTTACCATTTTccgacagctaaagagagacaggaaatgcggGGAGGAGAAAATGGGGGATTGGCTGTATGCAAGAAACAAGTTTGTGTGGAGAGCAAAACAGGCGAAGCCCAAATCTGCCACAATGCAATCACAAAAACCCAGGAGTGGTCATCTTTAATTAATCTCTATCTATAACAGATTTCTGAATGCAGGTGTACCTAACAATCCACTTTTAGACATCGTCCGTCAACACCAGCTTACTGTCGCTTCTCAAGTTGCTAGCTGGTTTGTAATCAAAGGCTACACACAGAGAAGGAAGTCTTGGCTGGAAGTCCTTTGCCACTAATTTCTGGCTACATCAGCTCACGTCACCGTGACAACCAGCAGCCGTTTCATCGGCAGTAAAAGTGTCTAGCTTTCCTACCTGTGTTTCCATAGCAGCACTCAGCAGCTGcacacatttcaaaaagtgCACCACATGTCTGACATTTGGGAATGTACCATTTACACTGACCACTGAGACAGCATCTGTCACAAATGTAATTATATTAATCTTATTTAAACCCTTGATCTCTGTCTGTTGTAATACTCCTAATGGTAGCTGAGTACCCTGGTAAGAGCAGCTGCATGTTTGGTAATTACTAATGGTTCTGAACCAGCAATAAACAGCCATAAAGGGACGGATTAGAAGACAACAAGCTCCTAtgtacaaatatgaaaaaagtCTCCAAAGAGAATCCCACAAGTCATAAGAAATCCAGTAATGGGTTCAAGATGTTTTCCGTCTCCTTTGATAGTTTTCTATTTCCCTGGAGTTCTTTTGTGTATCTTTGAAGTTgatttgcatcttttttttttgttgtaatgacTCAAATGAATTTCACTTAAGAAATGTTAATGTTGCTGGTTTGAGGTCCTTGACATCGGGgtgcaatgtttttattttataaaagtgtttgagctagatttttgtttttacaggatACGAGATCTCCCTCATGTTGTTACCTCGTCTCTCCTCAGCTGCCTAtttctttctattttctttcctcCAGGACGGCATTGCCTTTCGGCGGAATTGACAAGGGGGCCAAGACACTGACCTTTGAACTCCCACAGGTCAACATGGCCAACGAGGAGGCCGAGCCTTTGCCCAGTCTGCAGGCCGACATGCGCTCACGCCCCTCATTCAACCGCACGCCCATCGGTTGGATCTGCAGCGAGGACAACTCAAACATCCACATGGACCTGGATAACATGCCCTTCGACGGAGAAACAGATGACCTGTGAACCCGCATGAACACACAAGTGTATTTACAGTACATGTAGCCTGAagaacacacactctgaaactCATAAAACACACCTATTACCTCAACTGAACCGATGCATGAGAGCAATAGATACAGATCATAACTTACTGACAGACGCCAAATACTCAGACACTGTCAGGACTGCTGAGACTCCCATGAGCATATatggaaatgtgtttgaattacCTCTGaaagaaatgtatgaaaattatttcaatatgaaatgaaattatTTAATAAGTATCTCCCCTGGTCTCCTCTGtgcttttcatctttttctccCTAACCATGATTGAGTCTTACTATGATTTTACAAACTCTGAGCTTATGAGACCTGTGTGAAAAATACAGACACGCACTCTGCACTCTTGAAACTGTGTATTTATTCAATAAATTTCCCCTTTACAAACTGTCTGTGCTTCCTGTGTTaacactgcatgtgtttgtcaAGCAGAGCtagtttaaaaaagaacaacacatggTATGTTCTACTCAAGAGGTACACAGAAACCAATGGCACCCAAACAAGCAGAGTAAGAATCTGAAAAGGAAGAGTCTCCCCTAAGCCACGCTCTACCCATGTATCTCgtaatttcgactttatatctcataatttcgactttatatctcataatttcgactttatattTCATAGTTTCGACTTTATATCTTgtaatttcgactttatatctcataatttcgactttatatctcataatttcgactttatatctcgtaatttcgactttatatctcataatttcgactttatatctcataatttcgactttatattTCATAGTTTCGACTTTATATCTTgtaatttcgactttatatttcataattttgactttatatctcataatttcgactttatatctcataatttcgactttatattTCATAGTTTCGACTTTATATCTTgtaatttcgactttatatttcataattttgactttatatctcattattatgacttaattattttcatttttatttttttaactggcggaaatgggcttccatacttTTGCCCAGCCCAGCGTCTGAGCTTAGCTTAACTAAACTAACCAACTGTGGCTGCAGCTTCACATGTAGCCCAGGCCTACCCAGTGCATTTGTTATCAATTTAATCATCTTTCTCCACTCCAAGGTAGAGATTGCAAAAGGGTAGCCCATTtaatttctgtaaatgttttgtaaaagccctctttgctgctctgttttataactctttttgtccttttacCTTCTAATGCTCACTTTATCTCAGCTGTGGTCTAAAAAACCATTTCCAGACTAAACAGTGTCCCCATGACCTGCACTATGAATAGCTGTGTGTCCAGGCTGTGATTGTAAACTTGGTGCTGGCAGGACTCCAGTGACAGCAGCTAAACAGATGTCCTTTACATGTTAGTGACAGtggagagcagcagagacagaaagagacaaagagagaacatGTGAAGGGGCCACATAACCAGCTACGAGGTGACATCATCCACATCCTTTCGCCTCGCGCCCAGAAGGCGGCGGCATCGTGCTGAGCAAAGCCCTCTCCGTAAAAGCGCTACGTCACACACTCTCTCCGTCGGAGAACTTGGAAGATGGCAACGGTATCGCGAGAACGGCGTGCCGCGACCGCAGCGCTGGATGGCGCTGGTGGGGGCTGGATGCGCCCACGGCtcgccctctccctctctctctctctctctctctctctttctctctctctcccgttaAATCACACGGTAGGACACGCGAGCGGACGGAGACTGGCGGTGACAGCACCCGGGgtgagtaaaacaaaaaaaacctgcacacacTCTACGCACTGACATGGGGCTCCATCACAGCTGTAGAGACGCGCGCATGTGATACACTATCAGTaggtgtttgtgtatgtgtgtgtgtgagagagagagagagagactgcgtgtgtgtgtgtgtgtgtgtgtgtgtgtgtgtttttgtggaaGTGGGGGCAAGTCAGCATGTCGGCCAGATGTGGACCTCAACAGATGTGTTCTCGTGGACAGTCTTCGGGAGAGAGCTGTCACCTTCCTCTCGTcgtctctccatcactctcatCAGCAGCACGTGCAGCGTTTTGTTCCTTGTTCGTGGTCTTTTTCACTCTGTTGCGCTCTCTTCCtcagtttcagtgttttatcAGGAGGTCTCGTGTCCCACTACGCAGCAACTCTCCCTCGTGCTGTTCACCGGTTGCTGCTTTGACAGACATCagcatccccccctccccacttcAAGTTCTTGTTTCATCCCAGTCCGGGCTCGTTGTTTGTAGTTACAGGTGTTATAGTTCAGGTTCACATGCCACTACTGTGCTTCTTGTTGGTGTACTGTACCCTGCGTGGACTTGTTGATGGATGATCAAAGAGACCGCAGCCTTTTTACCAAGGCGGATTCACGCGCCGCTGTCATCGCTCcccgggggagggggggagggggggctatTGATTTAACGTTGCGGTTTCGATCCGCGTGATTGATGACTTTGGCCCCTCACCGGGCCCCGCTTCACCGCCAGTCTACAGTGCCGTCACATctgcgagggggggggggggctgggtgACATGGCCCCTctgctgcctgcctgcctgcctgcctggcTGCCTCACGCGCGCGCTCACACGTGAATACttataaaaaagggaaaataggGTACTTGCCATCCCCTCGTTAAGCAGCTGCACACTTTTGTTTTCGCTATACTTGTGAGGACATTGCATCAAAAGTCATTCCAGACTAACATAAATCATGACTTAACCTTAACCTCGCCAAACATGAGACCATAGACTACCCCTAAAATCACATTTGAGCCTTGTATAGTATCGTTGTATTCCTCACATGGTGTTGCAGCACAGGTTAATATCCCCacaggaatacacacacacacacacacacacacacacacacacacacacacacacacacacacacacacacactgagctgaaaTGTCGCCTTGACATTTAAACTGGATTTATCATCAATTTCAGTTTCTGGGAGATAAAACACTCTGCAAGTTTGtgcttttggttttgttgtctacttctctttttgttgttttcatgtttcgGTTAATGTTGTCATCAATGTGTGTACTTATCCACAACTCCCACTCACTCTGACCTtttattagattaaaaaaaaaaaagcagctgaaatggCCAAATGTGTACTTTATTTAATATGACATGTCCTTATATATGACTGCTTCCATATTTTATGAGCCATCACTGGAGCTTTGGTTCTGTAGCCTTGTTTAACAAGCTTTTAGCCCCTTGGCAGGAAAACTCACTTCTTTTATCtcgaaaaaaaagtttgactttaaCCCCAATAAGACTtactttacatgaaaataagaTCCTCCTTCCCAGAGCGTTaaatctgaccaatcaggaaGGTTTATTTGAAATTGTACCTCTTGGTTGACTATCAGGAAACTTGGCATTTGACAAAGAGCATCCTCAGAGCGGGGGATACTCAGGACTAaaacttttagttttttttttctcagctctATGATTATGTGATTTCTTGGAATCAAcaggattaaaaaagaaaagccttttttcttgtatttctcAGTCGTTTGCTGAAAATCCAGCAAATGATCTTGCATGCGTGGGGAAATGTGTTTGAGAGCAAATTCCAGGTCTCACTGACTATTACACATTTTGCAGACACACCATCGTGCGGTGAAATAATAAGTCTGCTGCTAAACTCCACTTAAATTCACTTCATTGCTTATGATCCTCGGGAGTATTTCTTTTGCAGACGTGGTCATGCGTGAAGAATCCCAGGTTGTGTCTCGGGCGGTTCCCAGGGCGCTGACGTTTGAGTTGAAAGAGTTCCTGCCTCAGTGGTCGTGGTCGGTCCACATGCACGGGATTATGAGAGGGCAGAGTTAGAAAGAATAGAGCAGATTACATCAAGGATGAAGAtggagtagaagaagaagagattggCACGCTCACACGGCTCCTTTGACCTTTaccatctctttctctgtttctctttacaTGTGGTTGTTTCAAGATAATACCGTCTCCCTCCTGTCTTCATCTTTCCTTATTTGCCTCCTTTCAAACTCCTCTGTTCTCAGATTTTCCCTTTGTTCCTCTACTTCAATTTCCACTCCTATGCTGTgccttttttcctcttctttctttctttcttactttcTGTTTCTCACAATTTCTTCTTGCCAACCCCTTTACAACCTTTCTTTCGCTCTCACCTCGTCTTGTCTCCTTTCCTCACATGTCCCGTGTTACTTCCCTTTCCTTCTTGTCTTCTTCCCTCCTCGTCACTCCACTCCTCTACCCTCTCTTCTTTCCCTCTCCCTTCCtgcatttttcttctcttcaccTCTATTATTTCCTCCCACTATTCcttctccaccttctcctcACACCTCCCTTTAACTTTACCAACCCTTCCTTTCCTTTGTTCTCTTTTacttatttttctgtttatttttcgcACTCTTTGTCTTTCCTACCTGTTTCTTTCctatctcctcctcctttcccaaTATTTCCCTTTCCTCCCTTCTTCTCCAATCTTTTCTTTCCCCCTTCAgctcttttcctctttcctttcccTTTTCCTTGTGTCTttattctctcctctcctctcctctccgacataaactgtaaaaacCTCACATTATTCCCAGCATGCGTTGTAAATAAGGCTGGTTATGTAATAGCCTAAATATTAAGCAAATATTCACCCCTCTTTATATTTCTCACTAATAGGATTGGCTGTGCACATGTGTCATGCTGATAATGGGTTGCATCTAGGTTATGGTGTGCacgtgcatgtgcatgtgtgtacgtgtgtgctTAATGTGCATCCATGCGATTACATGTCTGTTAGTGTTTTCCCATGTATACTTTAATGTCACAGAGCCTGAGCGGGAAAATGACCTTGaagctcacacacaaaaaaaaaaaaaaaagaacctcagTCTCGCTAATAtgctcacacatgcagctgCACGTGTGCCCACTatatgttaacacacacacacctgcagacacacagcctGGGGTGGCTGTGGGTCAGTTGGTAGAGctgcctctcaactggaaggtcaaaggtttgatccccagctcctgcagcaacatgtccgatgtgttcttgggcgAGACGCTTAACCCCCGAATAGCTCCCGCTGCTCCGTCGGCGGCGtctgcatgtgtatgaatgggattagttacttctgatggcctCACTGCATAGCAACCTTTGTGAATGGGtataggtgtgacatgcggtgtaaaaggcgctttgagttgtcagaagactagaaaagcgctctataagcccaagtccatttaccgtttaCACACGTATACCTCCTCTCCGGACTCAATGTggggaaaaaggaggagaaggagaagctcTGAGGGGAGGATGAACTCTGGGCTCTCCCTATTGTCGACTAAGGCTATTTGAAGTTACACATAACCCAGTTACAGGGAAAccactgcatgtgtttgagagagagagagagagagagagaaaacacatgtATTTGAAGTGAAGTTTTTTTGGAAACAGAGAAGAACTAGACAGAGATGAATGGGGGAAGAAGTGGAGAGAGTGAATGAGAATGGAAAATAGAGGTCAGTGGAAGAGAGtgaatgacagagagagatcAGGAATGAAGtgaatgggagagagagagagagagagagagagagagagagagagagagactgtgcaGCCAAAGGAGACGGAAACAGAGAGCACGCAGTGAAAGAACAGCTCCAGACTTTCTCTCTCCGTCACAGggatatatataaatatacttCTCGGCTTTATATTTGCTGGAGTGGGAGGGAGGCAGAGTGAGAGACAGGCTATTATCCTCGGGGACAGTATCAGCTCTTTGTTCAGCTTGCATGACACCGGTGTCACTGTCACCGAGCCACACTGACCCACAGCAGACAGTCATACTGTCATTCACCGCGTTTTAGCCTCCTTCAAACACTCAGGCCAGCTTTTTGACAGTTGAAATGTTTTCCCCTAAGCTGAAAGGGATAAATTGACTCATACAACGGAGAACAAAAGAGCAAACGAGGCTAACTAGGAACTAGTAAGACGCCGATTGTTTACACTGATGGTGCTGTTTTGGACATTAAAAAAGTGTgaagatgaaaacagaaaatatatgaCCTTTTCTTGGAGTTCATGTTTTCGATGTTTTAACACATAGGGCCAATAAAGAATGTAAGACAGTTGTTCAATGATACATCACGGTATCGGAGAATATAAAATGCTCCTAAAAGGTAAAGTGcagggttaatatatatgtcaCTGCactttgttgtcattttaacctcttttaacatttcattccttgaaggaagaatgtgtgactttttgatccagtagttGTCGCCTTTGAGCGCcagcactaaaccaaaacaaagtgt
The genomic region above belongs to Labrus bergylta chromosome 21, fLabBer1.1, whole genome shotgun sequence and contains:
- the myoz1b gene encoding myozenin-1b isoform X1, translating into MALTTSAPSNKRKANKIITDLSNISQDDNESDPEASEFDLGTKIKTPKDTMLEELSLLKNKGSKMFRMRQQRVEKFIVTTMNTQNLENLLMCPPPVPPKPEMPKVEVVEEPVEEKKRKEEYVRTYVSPWERAMKGNEELTATMKSIMPGPIQIHAELPLYKSFNRTALPFGGIDKGAKTLTFELPQVNMANEEAEPLPSLQADMRSRPSFNRTPIGWICSEDNSNIHMDLDNMPFDGETDDL
- the myoz1b gene encoding myozenin-1b isoform X2, whose amino-acid sequence is MALTTSAPSNKRKANKIITDLSNISQDDNESDPEASEFDLGTKIKTPKDTMLEELSLLKNKGSKMFRMRQQRVEKFIVTTMNTNLENLLMCPPPVPPKPEMPKVEVVEEPVEEKKRKEEYVRTYVSPWERAMKGNEELTATMKSIMPGPIQIHAELPLYKSFNRTALPFGGIDKGAKTLTFELPQVNMANEEAEPLPSLQADMRSRPSFNRTPIGWICSEDNSNIHMDLDNMPFDGETDDL